From Nguyenibacter vanlangensis, one genomic window encodes:
- the nadA gene encoding quinolinate synthase NadA: MPDSLVPDSLAAPSRLDLLYERVARVVPRMEWALFADDIAAILELKRRRRAVILAHNYQTPEIFHCIADIRGDSLALAREAQGLDAEVIVMAGVHFMAETAKLLNPEKTVLIPSLQAGCSLADSITAENVRALRRAHPGVPVVTYVNSSAEVKAESDICCTSANARRIVESLGVERVIMIPDEFLARNVQKETGIEMITWAGHCEVHERFTPGEIRAWREENPDVAVLAHPECPPEVVAEADFSGSTAAMSDFVARGTHRKVLLVTECSMSDNLAASHPAVDFVRPCNLCPHMKRITLPAIRRALETMGHEVTIPPHLVAGGRRAVERMLAA; the protein is encoded by the coding sequence ATGCCCGATAGCCTCGTTCCCGATAGCCTCGCTGCCCCATCCAGGCTGGACCTGCTGTACGAGCGGGTCGCCCGCGTCGTGCCGCGCATGGAATGGGCGCTGTTCGCCGACGATATCGCCGCCATCCTGGAGCTGAAGCGCCGGCGCCGCGCGGTGATCCTGGCGCACAACTACCAGACGCCCGAGATCTTCCACTGCATCGCCGACATCCGCGGCGACAGCCTGGCCCTGGCGCGCGAGGCGCAGGGACTGGACGCCGAGGTGATCGTCATGGCCGGCGTGCATTTCATGGCCGAGACGGCCAAGCTGCTGAACCCGGAAAAGACGGTGCTGATCCCGTCGCTGCAGGCCGGCTGCTCGCTGGCGGATTCGATCACGGCGGAGAATGTCCGGGCCCTGCGCCGCGCCCATCCCGGCGTGCCGGTCGTGACCTATGTGAACAGCTCGGCCGAGGTGAAGGCCGAAAGCGACATCTGCTGCACCTCGGCCAATGCTCGGCGCATCGTCGAGAGCCTGGGCGTGGAGCGGGTGATCATGATCCCGGACGAATTCCTGGCCCGCAACGTGCAGAAGGAAACCGGGATCGAGATGATCACCTGGGCCGGGCATTGCGAGGTGCATGAGCGCTTCACCCCCGGCGAGATCCGCGCCTGGCGCGAGGAAAACCCCGACGTCGCGGTGCTGGCCCACCCGGAATGCCCGCCCGAGGTGGTGGCCGAGGCCGATTTCTCGGGATCGACCGCCGCGATGTCGGATTTCGTGGCGCGCGGCACGCACCGCAAGGTGCTGCTGGTGACCGAATGTTCCATGAGCGACAATCTGGCGGCGTCGCACCCCGCGGTGGACTTCGTCCGGCCATGCAATCTGTGCCCGCATATGAAGCGGATCACCCTGCCGGCGATCCGCCGGGCGCTGGAAACCATGGGTCATGAGGTGACCATCCCGCCGCATCTGGTCGCGGGGGGCCGCCGCGCCGTGGAACGGATGCTGGCCGCATGA